Genomic DNA from Candidatus Paceibacter sp.:
TTGTGTTCCATAACTGTCCCCTTTCAGAAAAGTTAAAAAACGCGGAAGGGTAACTAAATATATTATTTTACCCTTCCGCAAACCAAACATTAATCATCCGATGCAAAGTTGAGTGCCGAGGGATCCCATGTCGTAGAATCATTCATTGATGGTTGCCTCTCCAGTTTTAAATTTTTAGGCAATTCTTCGGCAAATTTAAAATTGAATGGTTCTACTTCTGATTTTTCTTCTTTTTGCATTTTTATCACCTCCTTTCTTAAATAATTGACTTTGTGTTTTTAACGTGCACTGGCACTACTTTACATCTCAACATTATCTTTGTCAACATAAAATAACGGTCTTGCAATAAACGACAAAGACAATAATTCGTTTTTTGTTTTTTCCACTATCCACATCCGAATAACAAGTTGTCCCAAGCTTTAACGATTTTGTTAAGTAATATTTAGGGTTTTTGAATAATTCCGGCGAGGAAAATCTGAAGCAAAATTCCCTCACGTATTTCTCCAGATTGATCGACCAGTGGTGGTGATACATTCTTCGGACAAAAGTGCGGTAGTTTCCAAAAGCTCCTTCAATTTCCGAAGTGTGCTCAAATTGGAATTTTCTATGAATGTCACGGCTGTGCTTAACCGGCCACCATTTATCAATACCTTTGTAGATAGAAGCGCCGTCAGTCCAGAGCTTTGAATGAGGTTTAATTTTTCTGAAGAGAAAATATCCAGCATGATGTCTTTGAACTGATGTGCCCATAATTACGTCATAGGCCAGATTTCTCGTTCCTTTCTGCTTTGCCATAATGAGAGTCATATTTTTGAAGTAGGCTTCGTCCAGCTGCACTATGCGCTCTAAAATGTGGGTTTCTTTGGGTAAATGTTCCCTGAAAGTATCAAACCATTTCCGGATTGTGATAGCTGAAAGCCCTGTTAATGCCGCTGTTTGCTTCACCGGCACCGCGCACGACCAGGACCAGAGAATCATCCACCAGGCTTGAAGCGGCAGTTTTAAATTGGAAAGCCAGGTATGCGACAGAAGAGTGAATCTGATCCGGCAGTCCTTGCAGCGATATCTGCCGCTTTGGACATTCACCCTTCTTGATTTACATTCCGGACAAAAGATATTTTTCCCAAACAAAA
This window encodes:
- a CDS encoding IS1595 family transposase; the protein is MYTYNQIPSEAQIRKYIRRILFGKNIFCPECKSRRVNVQSGRYRCKDCRIRFTLLSHTWLSNLKLPLQAWWMILWSWSCAVPVKQTAALTGLSAITIRKWFDTFREHLPKETHILERIVQLDEAYFKNMTLIMAKQKGTRNLAYDVIMGTSVQRHHAGYFLFRKIKPHSKLWTDGASIYKGIDKWWPVKHSRDIHRKFQFEHTSEIEGAFGNYRTFVRRMYHHHWSINLEKYVREFCFRFSSPELFKNPKYYLTKSLKLGTTCYSDVDSGKNKKRIIVFVVYCKTVILC